The DNA region CCTCGATTTGGCTATCGGCTTGCGTCTAGCCTTGCTTTCACACGTATTCGCCATTTAGAAGATGAAAGATTTCCGCCGTTTATCCCCGCACAGATGCCCACACTCGCTCGGATATGTGAGGGAAAGAAGAAATAATGTTGGCAAAATCGGAAACTAAACCTCGCATGATATCGCACCAATTCGCGATGCTGTTCTGCACAGGAATTGGCGTGCTTGGGTTCGCGTTAGCGTACCAAGCCCCAAGAAACCTCGACGCGACGTTTCTTTGGACCTGCCTCACTCTGGTCCTAGCTCTAAATTTGACAGTGATTGCCACGAAGTGGCTAGAAGGTCGCGAAGCAAACTGGCTTAGTCCAGATGCACTGTTTACACTATCGTACACCATTGTCAACTTTGCGTATGTTTTCTTCTGGCTTTCTAAGTCCTTAGAAAGACATACACATATATGGAATTTCAAAAGGGCCCACTGCCCTGAAACCGTTTGCACTGCAACAGCAATGGCACTAGCGTGCCTTGCAACTTTCTTGGCCGGGTACTACGCGATTCCAACTCGTTTGTCCCCGAGTCGACTGTTTGATGCAATTGACGCTCGAACTCGAGAAAAATTGTGCCTACTGGCTGACTGGATGTTGCGAATTGGTTTTGGCGGATTCTTAGCATTCGTGGCAATTATCGGGCCGAGCGTCGTTTTTGGGTCGTACAAAGGAACGAATGTGTACGGGTTTATACCCAATGTGTTCTACCTTGCTGGTATGGTAACGCTAACCAGTGGGTTGGTCCTAGCAATTGCTCTTCGCAAAAGATACAACCACAGAAAGGGGACTTTTCGTAGCTTATTAGATATCCTGCTCGTTACAATATCATTGATCGCAATGAGCATTCATGGAGATCGAGGAACTATCGTATTTATTCTTGGTGGTGGCATTATTGCATTCAATGAATATAGATCTAAGATCAGAGTAAAACACGCGTTGCTCCTTTGCATCCTAGCAATTATTGCATTGGGATTGATTCGCGCTCGCCGTTTTGAAGGGCGGACAAAAAACTTGGGAATCCTATCCCAGGCCCACAGTTCATTTGTTAACTTTGGCTCCAGTTCTGTCTGCAATTATCTAGCCGTTCAACATTCGCCGGACCGGCATGGTTACTACTACGGAATAATGCAGTTCAAGGCATTAGTAGGAATAGTTCCGTTTGGAAGAAGGCTTGCAGGAATCACTGACTCAGTCGAAAATAGCAGTTCCACTCTATTTACTTACCTCGTATACGGACATGGAAGTAGAACCGGCACCGGAACCACTATGTTCGCTGACTTTTACCTAAACTTTGGTTTCCCAGGCACAGCAGTAATATTTTTTATAGCTGGCGCTTTTTCGCAAGGCATACGAAACAGAAGTCTGGCGTCAAATTCCCTACGTCTGCACGTCAGTTACGTTGTTTTCTGTTCATTTCTATTAATTGTCCCACGCTACGACTTCACAAGCGGATTTATTCGATACTACATTTACAGCATGCTTTACATAACCCTTGTATCCTTCTACTTAAAGGCTCCGCTTCTATTGTCACGATTCAGAATTCGTGAGCAATCACGTGTGGTCCATATCGAAAATTGACAATTGCAAATGACAAAAACTACTAGTACTAGCGAAATACTTCTTAGAGTCGCGGATGAATTAGTCGCGGAGAGGGCATTTACTGACAGCATGCGATTCATTCGTTTGTTCCAGTCAGTTTTTATGAAAACTGATCTTTCGGGAAAGTCTCTGCTTGACGTAGGATGCGGCGTTGGAGCGCTAGCCCTTGGCAGCGCTGCATCGGGCGTAAGGCATGCGGTTGGGCTGGAGCCGGAAGTCGACGGAAGCACTTCCGGTTTTTTCTGTACCGGTGAAAGGCTGATAAAGTCATTGGGTTTTTCCAATGTATCCATCCGCAATAATATGCTAGCGAATTACGATTTCGATGAGAGTCCGTTTGATGTTATAGTCATGTACAATGTGATCAACCATTTGAATGAGGAAGCTTGCTCTAGGATTCTAACATCAGATGAAGCACGCACACTTTATATACAGCAACTCTCGCATCTACGGGAATATATATCACCTGGAGGAGAAATGCTCGTCGCTGATTGTGCTCGAAGCAACTTCTTTGGAGATTTGGGTATTCGCAACCCGATAGCAAAAACGATTGAGTGGCAGAAACATCAGAATCCCCGAATTTGGGCATCTATCTTTGAGGAGGCGGGTTTTAGCTCGACGGAGTTTTGGTGGAACCCAATTCACAAACTCCGTGGATTTGGAAGATTTGCACGAACGTCAGCTATAGCCTACTTTACGAACAGTCATTTTGTTTTGCGAGCAGTAAAATAGCAAATAGATTGCATTTGGATGGGACGAACTTGCATCAAGCAGAAATAGCTGCGTCAATCAACTTTATATGCATTTTGTCCTCTTCGACGGACTATTTGGACCGGCTCTATTCTTTAAACGCCCTAGGAAAACTGATTGGTCGGAACGTCGTCATTTGCAAGGAAGTCAATACGGATCTTGAGAAAGCACTGCCGGAAATACAGTTTGTTACACCTCCCAAGTACCTAAAGGGTTTTAGTTTTTTTCGATGGGCGGCTTCACAGGCCTTCAAAATTTCTAGTAGCTCAAACGCAGAATCTTGGAACATTATGGAAATTGCGGGCGGTGCTTCGCTCTTAATTTTGCGCTATGTTTACTTCTCGAAAGTTGCATCCAGCGTACTGTTTGTAATGCCAAGCAGGACACTCTTTTTGGAACGCGGCTGGCGGCGTGATGTTCATTCCGCGAAAATCGACTGGCGGCAAGAATTTGCATTGTATAAGCGTTGGCTCAGTTGGTCCGTACGCGAGCGTGTTTATGCGAATAC from Novipirellula artificiosorum includes:
- a CDS encoding O-antigen polymerase, which gives rise to MIATKWLEGREANWLSPDALFTLSYTIVNFAYVFFWLSKSLERHTHIWNFKRAHCPETVCTATAMALACLATFLAGYYAIPTRLSPSRLFDAIDARTREKLCLLADWMLRIGFGGFLAFVAIIGPSVVFGSYKGTNVYGFIPNVFYLAGMVTLTSGLVLAIALRKRYNHRKGTFRSLLDILLVTISLIAMSIHGDRGTIVFILGGGIIAFNEYRSKIRVKHALLLCILAIIALGLIRARRFEGRTKNLGILSQAHSSFVNFGSSSVCNYLAVQHSPDRHGYYYGIMQFKALVGIVPFGRRLAGITDSVENSSSTLFTYLVYGHGSRTGTGTTMFADFYLNFGFPGTAVIFFIAGAFSQGIRNRSLASNSLRLHVSYVVFCSFLLIVPRYDFTSGFIRYYIYSMLYITLVSFYLKAPLLLSRFRIREQSRVVHIEN
- a CDS encoding class I SAM-dependent methyltransferase, with the translated sequence MTKTTSTSEILLRVADELVAERAFTDSMRFIRLFQSVFMKTDLSGKSLLDVGCGVGALALGSAASGVRHAVGLEPEVDGSTSGFFCTGERLIKSLGFSNVSIRNNMLANYDFDESPFDVIVMYNVINHLNEEACSRILTSDEARTLYIQQLSHLREYISPGGEMLVADCARSNFFGDLGIRNPIAKTIEWQKHQNPRIWASIFEEAGFSSTEFWWNPIHKLRGFGRFARTSAIAYFTNSHFVLRAVK